The following proteins come from a genomic window of Mustela lutreola isolate mMusLut2 chromosome 6, mMusLut2.pri, whole genome shotgun sequence:
- the VWA7 gene encoding von Willebrand factor A domain-containing protein 7 isoform X1 yields the protein MLPADVPLSHLSPPVLPPLLLLLQQLPPTASFFPNIWSLLAAPGSITHQDLTEEAALNVTLQLFLEQPPPGRPPLRLEDFLGRTLLADDLFAAYFGPEFPSRRFRAALGEVSRANAAQDFLPTSRNDPDLHFDAERLGQGRMRLVGALREALVAARALEHTLARQRLGAALHALQDFYSHSNWVEMGQQQPQPHLLWPRQELRSLARVDDPTCSDCEELSCPGNLLGFTLLTSGYFGTHPSKPPGKCSHGGRFDRSSSQPPRGGINKDSTSPGFSPHHMLHLQAAKLALQASIQAFSLLRNRLGDRGFSRLLDISPASSLSFVLDTTGSMGEEINAAKIQARHIVEQQQGSPMEPVHYVLVPFHDPGFGPVFITSDPDSFWQQLNEIHALGGGDEPEMCLSALEVCPTPPLHLLPFQVLPPRGTRAFLGPPSPSPPSELSPPSFRPGFQGPLTFNSVLPGSTHSPAATMFNAHALPPCQLALLHTPPLSDIFVFTDASPKDAMLTSRVESLTQERRCRVTFLVTEDPSRVQGRARREVLSPLRFEPYEAVALASGGEVIFTKDQHIQDVAAIVGDSMADLVTLPLEPPVVVSGRSLVFRVDALLQKVTVRIHREVSSFWIRNPAGVSQDQEEGEGPLGHTRRFGQFWIVTLNDPPQTGTWEIQVTAEGTPRVRVQAQTALNFLFYFGIPMEDGPHPGLYPLTQPVAGLQTQLLVEVTGPGSRGKLGDPRPHFSHIVLRGVPDGAERGRVPLEPTGPRERNLLTASLPPTLLSTTGPFSVELIGQDGEGRGLHRAAPQPCTVVPVLLELGGSPGFLAPGSKALLSLRITSFSGPQDLDLRTSVSPSFPLTSNLSRVRLELNESAWGSLWLEVPDSAAPDSVVTVTVTVTGREASPGPPTHAFLRLLVLGPALQDPLAAPAHSSGPILTSTSPASTLVTQGRAGGGQVDKPWWGTVGGVLLLLGLASW from the exons ATGCTCCCCGCAGACGTGCCCCTCTCCCACCTGAGCCCTCCGGtgctgccgccgctgctgctgctgctacagcAGCTGCCCCCCACAGCTTCCTTCTTCCCCAACATCTGGAGCCTCCTGGCTGCCCCTGGCTCCATCACCCACCAGGACCTGACTGAGGAGGCAGCCCTCAATGTCACCCTGCAGCTCTTCCTGGAGCAGCCGCCCCCAGGTCGGCCCCCACTTCGGCTTGAGGACTTCCTG GGCCGCACCCTCCTCGCCGATGACCTCTTTGCTGCCTACTTTGGACCTGAATTTCCTTCCCGGCGGTTCCGAGCAGCCTTAGGTGAGGTGTCTCGTGCCAACGCAGCCCAGGACTTCCTGCCAACATCCAGGAATGACCCTGACCTGCACTTCGATGCGGAGCGGCTAGGCCAGGGGCGCATGCGCCTTGTGGGGGCTCTCCGGGAGGCCCTGGTGGCAGCCAGGGCCCTGGAGCACACCCTGGCCCGCCAGCGCCTCGGGGCCGCGCTTCACGCGTTGCAG GATTTCTATAGTCACAGCAACTGGGTGGAAATGGGGCAGCAGCAACCACAGCCTCACCTCCTCTGGCCGAGGCAGGAGCTCCGGAGCCTGGCACGAG TGGATGATCCTACCTGCTCTGATTGTGAGGAGTTGAGCTGCCCCGGGAATTTGTTGGGCTTTACACTCCTCACGTCTGGCTACTTTGGAACTCATCCCTCCAAACCTCCAG GGAAATGTAGCCATGGGGGCCGTTTTGACCGGAGCAGCTCCCAGCCCCCACGGGGAGGCATCAACAAGGATAGCACATCCCCGGGCTTCTCCCCCCACCACATGCTGCACCTCCAGGCGGCAAAACTGGCCCTTCAGGCCTCCATCCAGGCCTTCAGTCTCCTGAGAAACCGCCTGGGAGACAGAGGTTTCTCCAG ACTGCTGGACATCAGCCCAGCCTCCAGCCTGAGCTTCGTCCTGGACACCACGGGCAGTATGGGTGAGGAGATCAATGCTGCCAAAATCCAGGCTCGCCACATTGTGGAACAGCAGCAGGGCAGCCCCATGGAGCCCGTCCACTACGTCCTGGTGCCTTTCCACGATCCAG ggTTTGGTCCTGTCTTTATAACCAGTGACCCTGACAGCTTCTGGCAACAGCTCAATGAGATCCATGCTTTGGGTGGTGGAGATGAGCCTGAGATGTGCCTGTCGGCCCTGGAGGTCTGCCCTACCCCCCCACTccatcttcttcctttccaggtCCTACCACCCAGGGGAACTCGAGCCTTTCTGGGacctccatctccctccccaccttcagAGCTCAGTCCCCCTAGCTTCCGTCCTGGGTTCCAGGGTCCTTTGACCTTCAATTCTGTCCTCCCTGGTTCTACCCATTCACCTGCTGCCACCATGTTTAATGCCCacgctctccctccctgccagctGGCTCTGCTGCACACCCCTCCGCTCTCAGACATCTTTGTCTTCACTGACGCCTCCCCCAAGGATGCCATGCTCACCAGCCGGGTGGAATCCCTAACTCAGGAGCGGCGCTGCAGA GTGACATTCCTAGTGACTGAAGACCCATCGAGGGTTCAGGGCCGAGCTCGGCGTGAGGTCTTGTCCCCTCTGCGTTTTGAACCatatgaagcggtggccctggcCTCAGGAGGAGAGGTCATCTTCACCAAGGACCAGCACATTCAGGATGTAGCCGCCATTGTTGGGGACAGCATGGCTGACCTG GTTACCCTTCCCCTGGAGCCTCCTGTTGTGGTGTCTGGGAGGTCACTTGTGTTCCGTGTGGATGCGCTGCTCCAGAAGGTCACAGTTCGGATCCACAGGGAGGTCAGCAGCTTCTGGATCAGAAACCCTGCAG GGGTCTCCCAGGACCAGGAGGAAGGTGAGGGGCCTCTAGGTCACACACGTCGCTTCGGGCAGTTCTGGATAGTTACCTTGAATGACCCGCCACAGACAGGGACCTGGGAGATCCAGGTCACAGCTGAGGGCACGCCCCGGGTGAGAGTGCAAG CTCAGACAGCTCTGAACTTCCTCTTCTACTTTGGGATTCCCATGGAGGATGGCCCCCACCCTGGCCTCTACCCGCTGACTCAGCCAGTTGCAG GCCTCCAGACCCAGCTGCTGGTAGAGGTGACAGGGCCAGGCTCCAGAGGCAAGCTCGGAGACCCTCGACCACACTTCTCCCACATCGTCCTTCGAGGGGTCCCTGATGGTGCCGAGCGGGGCCGGGTGCCTCTGGAGCCCACAGGACCGCGGGAGCGCAATCTCCTCACCGCCTCGCTTCCACCTACGCTTCTGTCCACCACGGGACCCTTCTCTGTGGAGCTGATCGGCCAGGACGGAGAGGGGCGAGGCCTGCACCGAGCGGCCCCCCAGCCATGCACCGTGGTTCCCGTCCTTCTGGAG CTCGGCGGTTCCCCAGGGTTCCTGGCTCCAGGCAGCAAGGCCCTGCTCAGCCTCCGCATCACTAGTTTCTCAGGTCCTCAAGATCTCGACCTTAGGACATCTGTCAGCCCCAGCTTCCCTCTCACCTCCAATCTCTCCAG AGTTCGCCTGGAACTGAATGAGTCTGCCTGGGGAAGCCTATGGTTGGAGGTTCCAGACTCAGCCGCGCCAGACTCAGTGGTGACAGTGACTGTGACCGTGACAGGTCGAGAGGCTAGCCCAGGGCCTCCCACCCACGCTTTCCTCCGGCTCCTGGTGCTGGGCCCTGCCCTGCAG gaCCCTCTGGCCGCCCCTGCCCACTCATCTGGCCCCATCCTCACCTCGACCAGCCCGGCCTCCACTTTGGTGACTCAGGGAAGGGCCGGGGGAGGGCAGGTGGACAAGCCCTGGTGGGGCACAGTTGGCGGGGTGCTGCTCCTGCTAGGCCTGGCCTCCTGGTGA
- the VWA7 gene encoding von Willebrand factor A domain-containing protein 7 isoform X2 → MLPADVPLSHLSPPVLPPLLLLLQQLPPTASFFPNIWSLLAAPGSITHQDLTEEAALNVTLQLFLEQPPPGRPPLRLEDFLGRTLLADDLFAAYFGPEFPSRRFRAALGEVSRANAAQDFLPTSRNDPDLHFDAERLGQGRMRLVGALREALVAARALEHTLARQRLGAALHALQDFYSHSNWVEMGQQQPQPHLLWPRQELRSLARVDDPTCSDCEELSCPGNLLGFTLLTSGYFGTHPSKPPGKCSHGGRFDRSSSQPPRGGINKDSTSPGFSPHHMLHLQAAKLALQASIQAFSLLRNRLGDRGFSRLLDISPASSLSFVLDTTGSMGEEINAAKIQARHIVEQQQGSPMEPVHYVLVPFHDPGFGPVFITSDPDSFWQQLNEIHALGGGDEPEMCLSALELALLHTPPLSDIFVFTDASPKDAMLTSRVESLTQERRCRVTFLVTEDPSRVQGRARREVLSPLRFEPYEAVALASGGEVIFTKDQHIQDVAAIVGDSMADLVTLPLEPPVVVSGRSLVFRVDALLQKVTVRIHREVSSFWIRNPAGVSQDQEEGEGPLGHTRRFGQFWIVTLNDPPQTGTWEIQVTAEGTPRVRVQAQTALNFLFYFGIPMEDGPHPGLYPLTQPVAGLQTQLLVEVTGPGSRGKLGDPRPHFSHIVLRGVPDGAERGRVPLEPTGPRERNLLTASLPPTLLSTTGPFSVELIGQDGEGRGLHRAAPQPCTVVPVLLELGGSPGFLAPGSKALLSLRITSFSGPQDLDLRTSVSPSFPLTSNLSRVRLELNESAWGSLWLEVPDSAAPDSVVTVTVTVTGREASPGPPTHAFLRLLVLGPALQDPLAAPAHSSGPILTSTSPASTLVTQGRAGGGQVDKPWWGTVGGVLLLLGLASW, encoded by the exons ATGCTCCCCGCAGACGTGCCCCTCTCCCACCTGAGCCCTCCGGtgctgccgccgctgctgctgctgctacagcAGCTGCCCCCCACAGCTTCCTTCTTCCCCAACATCTGGAGCCTCCTGGCTGCCCCTGGCTCCATCACCCACCAGGACCTGACTGAGGAGGCAGCCCTCAATGTCACCCTGCAGCTCTTCCTGGAGCAGCCGCCCCCAGGTCGGCCCCCACTTCGGCTTGAGGACTTCCTG GGCCGCACCCTCCTCGCCGATGACCTCTTTGCTGCCTACTTTGGACCTGAATTTCCTTCCCGGCGGTTCCGAGCAGCCTTAGGTGAGGTGTCTCGTGCCAACGCAGCCCAGGACTTCCTGCCAACATCCAGGAATGACCCTGACCTGCACTTCGATGCGGAGCGGCTAGGCCAGGGGCGCATGCGCCTTGTGGGGGCTCTCCGGGAGGCCCTGGTGGCAGCCAGGGCCCTGGAGCACACCCTGGCCCGCCAGCGCCTCGGGGCCGCGCTTCACGCGTTGCAG GATTTCTATAGTCACAGCAACTGGGTGGAAATGGGGCAGCAGCAACCACAGCCTCACCTCCTCTGGCCGAGGCAGGAGCTCCGGAGCCTGGCACGAG TGGATGATCCTACCTGCTCTGATTGTGAGGAGTTGAGCTGCCCCGGGAATTTGTTGGGCTTTACACTCCTCACGTCTGGCTACTTTGGAACTCATCCCTCCAAACCTCCAG GGAAATGTAGCCATGGGGGCCGTTTTGACCGGAGCAGCTCCCAGCCCCCACGGGGAGGCATCAACAAGGATAGCACATCCCCGGGCTTCTCCCCCCACCACATGCTGCACCTCCAGGCGGCAAAACTGGCCCTTCAGGCCTCCATCCAGGCCTTCAGTCTCCTGAGAAACCGCCTGGGAGACAGAGGTTTCTCCAG ACTGCTGGACATCAGCCCAGCCTCCAGCCTGAGCTTCGTCCTGGACACCACGGGCAGTATGGGTGAGGAGATCAATGCTGCCAAAATCCAGGCTCGCCACATTGTGGAACAGCAGCAGGGCAGCCCCATGGAGCCCGTCCACTACGTCCTGGTGCCTTTCCACGATCCAG ggTTTGGTCCTGTCTTTATAACCAGTGACCCTGACAGCTTCTGGCAACAGCTCAATGAGATCCATGCTTTGGGTGGTGGAGATGAGCCTGAGATGTGCCTGTCGGCCCTGGAG ctGGCTCTGCTGCACACCCCTCCGCTCTCAGACATCTTTGTCTTCACTGACGCCTCCCCCAAGGATGCCATGCTCACCAGCCGGGTGGAATCCCTAACTCAGGAGCGGCGCTGCAGA GTGACATTCCTAGTGACTGAAGACCCATCGAGGGTTCAGGGCCGAGCTCGGCGTGAGGTCTTGTCCCCTCTGCGTTTTGAACCatatgaagcggtggccctggcCTCAGGAGGAGAGGTCATCTTCACCAAGGACCAGCACATTCAGGATGTAGCCGCCATTGTTGGGGACAGCATGGCTGACCTG GTTACCCTTCCCCTGGAGCCTCCTGTTGTGGTGTCTGGGAGGTCACTTGTGTTCCGTGTGGATGCGCTGCTCCAGAAGGTCACAGTTCGGATCCACAGGGAGGTCAGCAGCTTCTGGATCAGAAACCCTGCAG GGGTCTCCCAGGACCAGGAGGAAGGTGAGGGGCCTCTAGGTCACACACGTCGCTTCGGGCAGTTCTGGATAGTTACCTTGAATGACCCGCCACAGACAGGGACCTGGGAGATCCAGGTCACAGCTGAGGGCACGCCCCGGGTGAGAGTGCAAG CTCAGACAGCTCTGAACTTCCTCTTCTACTTTGGGATTCCCATGGAGGATGGCCCCCACCCTGGCCTCTACCCGCTGACTCAGCCAGTTGCAG GCCTCCAGACCCAGCTGCTGGTAGAGGTGACAGGGCCAGGCTCCAGAGGCAAGCTCGGAGACCCTCGACCACACTTCTCCCACATCGTCCTTCGAGGGGTCCCTGATGGTGCCGAGCGGGGCCGGGTGCCTCTGGAGCCCACAGGACCGCGGGAGCGCAATCTCCTCACCGCCTCGCTTCCACCTACGCTTCTGTCCACCACGGGACCCTTCTCTGTGGAGCTGATCGGCCAGGACGGAGAGGGGCGAGGCCTGCACCGAGCGGCCCCCCAGCCATGCACCGTGGTTCCCGTCCTTCTGGAG CTCGGCGGTTCCCCAGGGTTCCTGGCTCCAGGCAGCAAGGCCCTGCTCAGCCTCCGCATCACTAGTTTCTCAGGTCCTCAAGATCTCGACCTTAGGACATCTGTCAGCCCCAGCTTCCCTCTCACCTCCAATCTCTCCAG AGTTCGCCTGGAACTGAATGAGTCTGCCTGGGGAAGCCTATGGTTGGAGGTTCCAGACTCAGCCGCGCCAGACTCAGTGGTGACAGTGACTGTGACCGTGACAGGTCGAGAGGCTAGCCCAGGGCCTCCCACCCACGCTTTCCTCCGGCTCCTGGTGCTGGGCCCTGCCCTGCAG gaCCCTCTGGCCGCCCCTGCCCACTCATCTGGCCCCATCCTCACCTCGACCAGCCCGGCCTCCACTTTGGTGACTCAGGGAAGGGCCGGGGGAGGGCAGGTGGACAAGCCCTGGTGGGGCACAGTTGGCGGGGTGCTGCTCCTGCTAGGCCTGGCCTCCTGGTGA
- the SAPCD1 gene encoding LOW QUALITY PROTEIN: suppressor APC domain-containing protein 1 (The sequence of the model RefSeq protein was modified relative to this genomic sequence to represent the inferred CDS: inserted 2 bases in 1 codon), which produces MGSQGPGGPPRVQAPYTVLLLPLGTSCRDSGXRSFFLWLQRMQALEREQDALWQGLELLEHGQAWFEGHLREAQHEQLHLGALGENFLTDLHSKPRGLQLAQIQKVNMCLQNLIQEKLSPYPLNKASSCAAQDWKGRPRKQNLQQQQELLRQKGGIWPKGETPQLSCPKMQKGPTRV; this is translated from the exons ATGGGGAGCCAGGGTCCCGGTGGACCGCCCCGGGTCCAGGCTCCCTACACGGTTCTGCTGCTGCCACTGGGAACAAGCTGCCGAGACTCGGG CCGTAGCTTTTTCCTCTGG CTGCAGAGGATGCAGGCTCTGGAGAGGGAGCAGGATGCCCTGTGGCAGGGGCTAGAGCTGCTGGAGCATGGCCAAGCCTGGTTTGAGGGCCATCTGAGGGAGGCCCAACACGAACAGCTGCATCTAGGGGCCCTCGGTGAG AATTTTCTAACAGATTTACACTCAAAGCCTCGTGGCCTCCAGTTAGCCCAGATTCAAAAGGTGAACATGTGTTTGCAGAATCTGATTCAGGAGAA actctccccaTATCCCCTAAATAAGGCTAGTTCCTGTGCTGCCCAGGACTGGAAGGGAAGGCCAAGGAAGCAGAACTTACAGCAGCAACAG gagTTGCTGAGGCAGAAGGGAGGCATTTGGCCAAAAGGAGAGACCCCTCAGCTGAGCTGTCCCAAGATGCAGAAGGGCCCAACCCGTGTGTAA